A stretch of the Glutamicibacter sp. JL.03c genome encodes the following:
- the acs gene encoding acetate--CoA ligase: MTIDSASASTLASEEARQAFWDEAARLLDWDTYWHTTSQILPADPAAKRGPQISWYLGGKLNAAVNCADRHVAAGRGEKVALYFEGEPGDRLAVTYKNLQERVSQAANALESLGVVKGDRVVIYLPVLVETIVITLACARIGAIHSLVFGGFSAEALKFRVEDTKAKVLVTTDGQFRRGASVPVKGNADEAVSGENEIEKVLVIRRTGDEIPWTEGRDVWWHDVVDNQPTEHQAQFFDSETPLFIMYTSGTTGQPKGLVHTTGGYLTQAAASYNMLFANPDPSQRDHDVHWCTADLAWVTAHTYEIYGPLANGVTQVIYEGVPNAPHPGRHFEVIERYKVTSYYTAPTLVRSLMGWFPEGIPAQYDLSSINTGGTVGEAVNPEAWKWFREQLGRDTPAGLPMVDTWWQSESGATILSPLPTDDYFKPGCAARALPGVSVDIVDGQGQRVEPNTQGNIVITQTGPSMARTVWGNPERYYTSYWEQYVQQGWFLAGDGARFDEDGDIFILGRTDDVINISGHRLSTIEIESALVTNPGVVEAGVCPTADAKTGHAATAFVVPLDKSLIAENPDEQLAARQAKFIAELRSTVTTQIGPIAKPRDVVLVPDVPKTRSGKIMRRLLTQLFEGTTLGDTTSLQNEPCIPEINAICRARS; encoded by the coding sequence ATGACCATCGACTCGGCATCCGCATCAACTCTTGCCTCGGAGGAAGCACGCCAAGCATTCTGGGATGAAGCGGCACGCCTCCTCGATTGGGACACCTACTGGCACACCACCAGCCAGATCCTCCCAGCTGATCCAGCTGCCAAGCGCGGCCCGCAAATCTCCTGGTACCTGGGCGGCAAGCTCAACGCCGCAGTGAACTGCGCCGACCGACACGTAGCTGCCGGGCGCGGCGAGAAAGTGGCACTGTACTTCGAGGGCGAGCCCGGCGACCGGTTAGCTGTCACCTACAAGAACCTCCAAGAACGCGTCAGCCAAGCGGCTAACGCGCTGGAATCCCTAGGTGTCGTCAAGGGCGACCGCGTGGTCATCTACCTCCCGGTGCTCGTTGAAACCATCGTCATCACTCTGGCCTGCGCCCGCATCGGAGCGATCCACTCGCTGGTCTTCGGCGGCTTCTCCGCCGAAGCGCTGAAGTTCCGCGTGGAAGACACCAAGGCCAAGGTACTGGTCACCACCGATGGCCAGTTCCGCCGCGGCGCCTCGGTGCCGGTGAAGGGCAACGCCGACGAAGCGGTCTCCGGCGAAAACGAAATCGAGAAGGTCCTGGTCATTCGCCGCACCGGCGATGAAATCCCGTGGACCGAAGGCCGCGACGTGTGGTGGCACGATGTCGTCGACAACCAGCCGACCGAGCACCAGGCTCAGTTCTTCGACTCGGAAACCCCGCTGTTTATCATGTACACCTCCGGCACCACCGGACAGCCCAAAGGCCTGGTGCACACCACCGGCGGGTACCTGACCCAGGCCGCCGCCAGCTACAACATGCTCTTCGCCAACCCGGATCCTTCCCAGCGCGATCACGACGTGCACTGGTGCACCGCGGACCTGGCCTGGGTCACCGCCCACACCTACGAGATCTACGGTCCGCTGGCCAACGGCGTCACCCAGGTGATTTATGAAGGCGTTCCCAACGCCCCGCATCCAGGACGCCACTTTGAAGTCATCGAACGCTACAAGGTCACCAGCTACTACACCGCACCCACCCTGGTCCGCTCGCTGATGGGTTGGTTCCCGGAGGGCATCCCCGCGCAGTACGACCTGTCCTCCATCAACACCGGCGGCACCGTGGGCGAAGCAGTGAACCCGGAAGCGTGGAAGTGGTTCCGGGAGCAGCTCGGACGCGACACCCCGGCGGGCCTGCCCATGGTGGATACCTGGTGGCAGTCCGAATCCGGCGCGACCATCCTCTCCCCGCTGCCGACCGACGACTACTTCAAGCCGGGTTGCGCTGCCCGCGCCTTGCCGGGAGTCTCGGTGGACATTGTTGATGGCCAGGGCCAACGGGTGGAGCCGAATACCCAGGGCAATATCGTCATCACCCAGACCGGGCCGTCGATGGCGCGTACCGTGTGGGGCAACCCGGAACGCTACTACACCAGCTACTGGGAGCAGTATGTCCAGCAGGGCTGGTTCCTCGCCGGTGACGGCGCGCGTTTTGACGAGGATGGAGATATCTTCATCCTGGGCCGCACCGATGACGTGATCAACATTTCCGGCCACCGGCTGTCCACCATTGAAATCGAGTCCGCGCTGGTCACCAACCCGGGTGTCGTGGAGGCCGGGGTGTGCCCGACTGCGGATGCGAAGACTGGCCACGCCGCGACGGCTTTTGTGGTGCCTTTGGACAAGTCGCTGATTGCCGAGAATCCTGATGAGCAGCTCGCTGCGCGCCAGGCGAAGTTCATCGCTGAACTGCGCTCCACGGTCACCACGCAGATTGGCCCGATCGCCAAGCCTCGCGACGTGGTGCTCGTTCCGGATGTGCCCAAAACGCGTTCGGGCAAGATCATGCGCCGGTTGCTCACCCAGCTGTTCGAGGGGACCACGCTGGGTGATACCACCAGCTTGCAGAATGAACCGTGCATTCCCGAGATCAATGCGATCTGCCGGGCGCGCAGCTAG
- a CDS encoding ABC transporter permease, with protein MSSPTVTEAKKKIKPGIADTILRVPRWLLSLFLPVVALIAWQVVTVTGVVAPWTLPTPGSVVSAAVELLGDGDLGKHIGISTQRVLLGFFFGSLLGLLLGALVGLSKLADALLGLSISALRAVPSLAWVPLLVLWMKIGEDSKVTLVIIGAFFPVFTTVALALRHVDAHLVEAARSFGLNGVKLLRTVQLPAVVPSIFSGLRLALAQSWLFLVAAELLGASMGLGFLLTDSQNNGRLDRLIMTIILLAIFGKITDALLSIAERWAIKRWT; from the coding sequence ATGAGTTCCCCCACCGTCACCGAAGCAAAGAAGAAGATCAAGCCCGGAATTGCCGACACCATTCTGCGCGTTCCCCGCTGGCTGCTGTCTCTGTTCCTGCCGGTCGTAGCCTTGATCGCCTGGCAGGTCGTGACAGTCACCGGAGTGGTAGCGCCTTGGACCTTGCCTACGCCAGGTTCCGTGGTTTCGGCCGCCGTTGAGTTGCTCGGCGACGGAGATCTCGGCAAGCATATTGGCATCTCCACCCAGCGAGTACTGCTCGGCTTCTTCTTCGGTTCTCTCTTGGGCTTGCTGCTCGGTGCACTGGTGGGCCTCTCCAAGCTGGCCGATGCGCTCTTGGGGCTGAGCATCAGCGCGCTGCGCGCGGTACCGTCACTGGCATGGGTTCCCCTGCTGGTCCTGTGGATGAAGATTGGCGAGGATTCCAAGGTCACGCTGGTCATCATCGGCGCTTTCTTCCCGGTCTTCACCACCGTGGCCTTGGCGTTGCGCCACGTGGATGCCCATCTGGTTGAAGCCGCACGTTCTTTCGGGCTCAACGGCGTCAAGCTATTGCGCACGGTCCAGCTGCCCGCAGTGGTTCCCTCGATTTTCTCCGGCCTGCGCCTGGCGCTGGCCCAGTCGTGGCTCTTCCTGGTCGCAGCAGAATTGCTCGGGGCTTCCATGGGCCTGGGCTTCTTGCTCACCGATTCGCAGAACAACGGCAGGCTTGACCGGCTGATCATGACCATCATCTTGCTGGCCATCTTCGGAAAAATCACCGACGCGCTGCTCTCCATCGCCGAACGCTGGGCCATCAAGCGCTGGACCTAG
- a CDS encoding aliphatic sulfonate ABC transporter substrate-binding protein — protein MLSHRFTRRTALSAAALMLGTAALTGCAGENAAASGSDKTLSIDYATYNPLSLVIKEKGWLDEAAKEQGVSVEWIQSAGSNKANEALRADAVDVGSTAGSAALLARSNGSPIKTIDLYSQPEWSALVVGKDSKISSVKDLKGKTVAATKGTDPYFFLLQALEEAGLSEEDITLQNLQHADGRTALANDSVDAWSGLDPIMAAAEQDGAKLLYRNLDFNTYGALNAREDFIEQSPELAQLVVDSYEKAREWAVDHPEETAEILADVAGLEPKVASTVIEERSNLDVPATPGADYTKVLGAIAPTLVASGDVSKQESVDNALATIVDDQFASKADASKISGE, from the coding sequence ATGCTTTCACACCGTTTCACTCGTCGCACCGCACTCTCTGCCGCAGCGCTGATGCTCGGCACAGCGGCCCTGACCGGTTGCGCCGGCGAGAACGCTGCCGCTTCCGGGTCAGATAAGACATTGTCCATTGACTACGCCACCTACAACCCGCTGAGTCTGGTCATCAAGGAAAAAGGATGGCTGGACGAGGCGGCCAAGGAGCAGGGCGTCAGCGTGGAATGGATCCAGTCCGCTGGCTCGAACAAGGCCAACGAAGCATTGCGCGCCGACGCCGTTGACGTCGGATCCACGGCAGGTTCCGCCGCGCTGCTGGCACGCTCCAATGGCTCGCCAATAAAGACCATCGACCTGTATTCTCAGCCCGAGTGGTCGGCACTAGTCGTCGGCAAGGATTCGAAGATCAGCTCCGTAAAGGACCTGAAGGGCAAGACGGTCGCTGCGACCAAGGGCACCGACCCGTACTTCTTCCTGCTCCAGGCACTGGAGGAAGCAGGATTGAGCGAGGAAGACATCACCTTGCAGAACCTGCAGCACGCCGACGGACGAACCGCTCTGGCCAATGACTCGGTCGATGCATGGAGCGGGCTGGACCCGATCATGGCCGCCGCCGAACAAGATGGTGCCAAGCTGTTGTACCGCAACCTGGACTTCAACACCTACGGTGCATTGAACGCTCGTGAGGACTTCATCGAGCAGAGCCCTGAACTGGCGCAGCTAGTAGTGGATTCCTACGAAAAAGCCCGCGAATGGGCTGTCGATCACCCGGAGGAAACCGCCGAGATCCTCGCTGACGTCGCCGGCCTGGAACCGAAGGTGGCATCCACCGTGATCGAGGAACGCTCCAATCTGGATGTTCCAGCAACCCCAGGGGCCGACTACACCAAGGTCCTGGGCGCCATCGCTCCGACCCTGGTGGCCAGCGGCGATGTGTCCAAGCAGGAATCGGTCGACAATGCCCTAGCCACGATCGTTGACGACCAGTTTGCTTCCAAGGCCGACGCGTCAAAGATTTCCGGAGAATAA
- a CDS encoding ABC transporter ATP-binding protein, with protein MALSFAQPRAHGPARTSTALGVDFSEVSRTFSSKKENRTVLSGINLQIPAGQVVAILGASGCGKSTLLRAVSGLDTPTTGSIHTGDHEVLGINELCAVAFQEPRLLPWRSVRENIALGLAPGTGKADGEQLIDELIELTGLSHAADLRPREISGGMAQRVSLARALARRPGVLLLDEPFGALDALTRLKMQDLLLSIHASLPTTVLMVTHDVDEALTLADRVIVLGRNGADTAATIIEDLAIGATHPRQHNDEQFIAHRAGLLRLLGVDPTNH; from the coding sequence ATGGCACTGAGCTTTGCACAGCCCCGGGCACACGGCCCGGCCCGCACCTCGACGGCACTCGGTGTCGACTTCAGCGAGGTATCGCGCACCTTCAGCAGCAAGAAGGAAAACCGAACCGTACTATCCGGAATCAACCTGCAGATCCCTGCAGGGCAGGTGGTCGCGATCCTTGGTGCCAGCGGCTGCGGCAAGTCGACATTGCTGCGTGCAGTCTCTGGCCTGGACACCCCGACCACCGGAAGCATCCACACCGGCGATCACGAAGTGCTCGGAATCAACGAACTGTGCGCGGTGGCCTTCCAGGAACCCCGGCTCCTGCCGTGGCGTTCGGTACGCGAAAACATTGCGCTCGGACTCGCGCCCGGCACTGGCAAAGCCGACGGCGAACAACTCATTGACGAACTCATCGAACTTACCGGCCTGAGCCATGCAGCCGATTTGCGGCCGCGCGAGATTTCCGGCGGCATGGCCCAGCGGGTTTCGCTGGCTCGCGCGCTGGCCCGTCGCCCGGGCGTCCTGCTTTTGGATGAACCATTCGGCGCTTTGGACGCGCTCACCCGTCTGAAAATGCAGGACCTGCTGCTCTCCATCCATGCTTCCTTGCCCACCACAGTGCTCATGGTGACCCACGACGTGGACGAAGCATTGACCTTGGCTGACCGGGTCATCGTCCTGGGCCGCAACGGAGCAGACACCGCGGCCACCATCATCGAAGACCTGGCAATTGGCGCTACCCACCCACGCCAACATAACGATGAACAATTCATTGCCCACCGCGCAGGGCTGCTGCGCCTGCTCGGCGTGGACCCGACCAATCACTGA
- a CDS encoding acyl-CoA dehydrogenase family protein gives MSFGESPNTSGVDFNQLSDPSQASALELDEFQEQLPTRQLLKVTPGPSADEQYDRLAEVFRPVFAQIAATAKDRDRNRVLPFEQVGLLNRERFGALRIPVADGGYGARLVDVFRLLIELSEADSHVGQLWRAHIAFVENVLVLDDQELRSKWIARIAAGQIVGNAYTERGGNALGTLNTKVSPADDRWLVNGEKYYCTGTIFADWTTVAVAHPDLPGRQIAVVSTQHSGVKILDDWDGFGQGLTGTGTTEFHQVPVDSFIPQQSNDSEAAIFQLVLMAVQAGIARAALNDLRISVQNRTRIFTTGTGVPVHREPQVLQLVGEVSAESFAADSVVIGAVLEVEAALVDPGLNDEERYAVCELAANRAQTIVQPLVIGATSKLFDGLGASATSVVCNLDRHWRNARTIATHNPAIYKARIVGDYEINAVQPQRLSVTGEDSNHRGYGA, from the coding sequence ATGTCATTTGGCGAGTCGCCAAACACCTCCGGCGTGGACTTCAACCAGCTCAGCGACCCTTCGCAGGCCAGCGCCCTGGAGCTCGACGAGTTTCAAGAGCAGCTGCCCACCCGGCAGCTGCTGAAAGTCACCCCCGGTCCCAGCGCGGATGAGCAATACGACCGCCTGGCCGAAGTCTTCCGCCCGGTTTTCGCCCAGATCGCAGCCACCGCAAAGGACCGCGACCGCAATCGGGTCTTGCCTTTCGAGCAGGTGGGACTGCTGAACCGCGAGCGTTTCGGCGCGTTGCGCATCCCGGTGGCGGATGGCGGTTACGGTGCCCGTCTGGTCGACGTGTTCCGTCTGCTCATCGAACTCTCGGAAGCCGATTCCCATGTGGGCCAGTTGTGGCGTGCGCATATCGCCTTCGTTGAAAACGTCCTGGTCCTTGATGACCAAGAACTGCGCAGCAAGTGGATTGCCCGTATCGCCGCAGGGCAGATTGTCGGCAACGCTTACACCGAACGCGGCGGCAATGCCCTGGGCACCCTGAACACCAAGGTGAGCCCCGCGGACGACCGCTGGCTGGTCAACGGCGAAAAATACTACTGCACCGGCACCATTTTCGCGGATTGGACCACGGTAGCCGTAGCCCATCCGGACTTGCCCGGACGCCAGATCGCCGTGGTTTCCACCCAGCACAGCGGCGTGAAGATCCTTGATGACTGGGACGGGTTTGGCCAAGGTCTGACTGGAACTGGCACCACCGAATTCCATCAAGTCCCGGTGGACTCGTTCATTCCACAGCAATCCAACGATTCCGAGGCTGCGATCTTCCAGCTGGTGCTCATGGCCGTCCAGGCAGGTATTGCCCGGGCAGCCCTGAACGACCTGCGCATCTCGGTGCAGAACCGGACCCGAATCTTCACCACTGGAACCGGCGTGCCGGTGCACCGCGAACCGCAGGTGCTCCAACTGGTCGGCGAGGTCTCCGCGGAATCCTTTGCCGCCGATTCGGTGGTGATTGGAGCGGTCCTTGAAGTCGAAGCGGCGCTGGTGGATCCGGGGCTGAACGACGAGGAACGCTATGCGGTATGCGAACTCGCCGCGAACCGGGCGCAAACCATCGTCCAGCCACTGGTGATCGGCGCGACGAGCAAGCTCTTCGATGGACTTGGGGCATCAGCCACCAGCGTCGTCTGCAACTTGGACCGGCACTGGCGCAACGCCCGCACCATCGCCACCCATAACCCGGCCATCTACAAGGCCCGCATCGTAGGTGACTACGAAATCAATGCTGTCCAGCCGCAACGGCTTTCGGTCACCGGCGAAGACAGCAACCACCGGGGCTACGGCGCCTGA
- a CDS encoding LLM class flavin-dependent oxidoreductase, with the protein MSQQREILFNAFDMNCVVHQSPGLWRHPEDKASTYNTIGYWTHLAKVLEKGKFDGLFIADVLGTYDVFNGTNESPLRSGAQAPVNDPMMLVSAMAAVTENLGFGVTAGTAYEHPYAFARRLATLDHLTNGRVGWNVVTGYLPSAARNMGQEDQMEHDERYNHADEYLEVVYKLLEGSWEDDAVQNNKGTGIYTDPAKVHDIEHEGKYFKVPGIAITEPSTQRTPVIYQAGASSRGITFASQNAEAVFVTSPTREILKATVTKIRDAVEAAGRDRYDVKIFAMQTIITDETSEKAQAKYEDYKSYADIEGAQVLISGWMGVDLSELDPDEPLGSNVKSNAIQSSVETFQKASGDDGNPWTIRQLAEWVGVGGFGPITVGSGAEVAEKLIEWVDYTDVDGFNLAYAVTPGTFEDVVEYVVPELQARGAYKTEYAQGSLRNKLFGAGDRVKDTHRAAQFKISSRLATQG; encoded by the coding sequence ATGAGCCAGCAGCGCGAGATTCTCTTCAACGCATTCGATATGAATTGCGTGGTGCACCAGTCGCCGGGCCTCTGGCGCCACCCGGAGGACAAGGCTTCGACCTACAACACCATCGGCTACTGGACCCACCTGGCAAAGGTGCTGGAAAAGGGCAAATTCGACGGGCTATTCATTGCCGACGTGCTGGGCACCTACGATGTCTTCAACGGCACCAACGAATCCCCGTTGCGTTCCGGCGCCCAGGCCCCGGTCAACGACCCGATGATGCTGGTCTCCGCCATGGCCGCCGTGACCGAAAATCTCGGCTTCGGCGTTACCGCGGGCACCGCCTACGAGCATCCTTACGCTTTCGCCCGCCGCCTGGCCACCCTGGATCACCTGACCAACGGCCGTGTGGGCTGGAACGTGGTGACCGGTTACCTGCCATCGGCCGCCCGCAATATGGGCCAGGAAGACCAGATGGAGCACGACGAGCGCTACAACCACGCGGATGAGTATCTCGAAGTGGTCTACAAGCTGCTTGAAGGCTCGTGGGAAGACGACGCGGTGCAAAACAACAAGGGAACCGGGATCTATACCGACCCGGCCAAGGTGCACGACATCGAGCACGAAGGCAAGTACTTCAAGGTGCCGGGCATCGCCATCACCGAGCCTTCCACCCAGCGCACCCCGGTCATCTACCAGGCCGGTGCCTCCTCGCGGGGCATCACGTTCGCCTCGCAAAACGCCGAGGCGGTCTTCGTGACCAGCCCGACCCGCGAAATCCTCAAGGCCACCGTCACCAAGATCCGTGACGCCGTCGAGGCCGCAGGCCGCGACCGCTACGATGTGAAGATCTTCGCGATGCAGACCATCATCACCGATGAGACCTCGGAGAAGGCCCAGGCCAAGTACGAGGACTACAAGTCCTACGCCGACATTGAAGGCGCCCAGGTGCTGATCTCCGGCTGGATGGGCGTAGACCTGTCCGAACTGGATCCGGATGAACCGCTGGGTTCCAACGTGAAGTCCAACGCCATCCAATCGTCGGTGGAAACCTTCCAGAAGGCCAGCGGCGATGATGGCAATCCATGGACCATCCGCCAGTTGGCCGAGTGGGTGGGCGTGGGAGGCTTCGGGCCGATCACCGTCGGCTCAGGAGCTGAGGTGGCAGAGAAGCTTATTGAGTGGGTCGACTACACCGACGTGGACGGCTTCAACTTGGCGTATGCGGTGACCCCCGGGACCTTCGAGGACGTCGTCGAATACGTCGTTCCCGAGCTTCAAGCTCGCGGGGCCTACAAGACCGAATATGCTCAAGGATCGCTGCGCAATAAGCTCTTTGGCGCCGGCGACCGGGTGAAGGATACCCACCGCGCGGCGCAGTTCAAGATTTCCAGCCGCCTGGCCACCCAGGGCTGA
- the ggt gene encoding gamma-glutamyltransferase, which produces MQRSSVRALAGAAILSLGLGAFSAIPASAEPRQTEKTPTATGTGGAVSSVDPEASAAGIEVLRKGGNAVDAAVATAAALGVTEPYSAGIGGGYFMYYDAASGKVNTIDGRETAPAATPHDAFIDPSTGEPYNFTPELVTSGAAVGVPGTVATWQRALDNWGSQSLKQVLRPATQVASRGFVVDETFREQTLDNKERFEAFASTSDLFLPDGDAPQVGAIFKNPELADTYRLLAKEGPKAFYQGDLAAEISQTVQTPPKVEDTKLPVPAGFVSTDDLANYEVAEQKPTTVNYRGLDVFGMAPSSSGGTTMGESLNILGNYDLSSMEPADALHHYFEATALAYADRGKYVGDPAFVDVPTKTLTSKLFGNDRACALNPEQAAIKPVAPGDIENFDGQCPAATTEPAVEQDTENISTTHLSVVDRWGNVVSYTLTIEQTGGSGMVVPGRGFLLNNELTDFSTVYDPEDPNRIEPGKRPRSSMAPTIVLRDGEPVLAIGSPGGSTIITTVLQTLINRFDLGMDISQAIAAPRASQRNTAAVTAEPEFISRYGSALEAFGHKLTPAGGSFTPQAEIGAVEAVEIHADGTLTAAAEPVRRGGGSAMVVAPAR; this is translated from the coding sequence ATGCAACGATCAAGTGTGCGCGCACTGGCTGGTGCCGCAATCCTCTCCCTGGGATTGGGCGCCTTCAGCGCGATTCCGGCGAGCGCCGAGCCACGCCAGACCGAGAAGACCCCTACCGCCACGGGCACCGGCGGCGCGGTCTCTTCAGTTGATCCGGAAGCTTCCGCAGCAGGCATTGAAGTCCTGCGCAAGGGAGGCAACGCCGTGGATGCCGCGGTTGCCACAGCAGCGGCGCTCGGCGTGACCGAACCCTACAGCGCCGGTATCGGCGGCGGATACTTCATGTACTACGACGCTGCCTCCGGCAAGGTCAATACCATTGACGGACGCGAAACCGCGCCTGCGGCCACTCCGCACGATGCCTTCATCGACCCGAGCACCGGCGAACCGTACAACTTCACTCCGGAACTGGTGACCAGCGGTGCTGCCGTAGGCGTTCCAGGCACCGTCGCCACCTGGCAGCGGGCCTTGGATAATTGGGGTTCGCAAAGCCTGAAGCAGGTTCTGCGCCCGGCAACCCAGGTCGCTTCGCGTGGTTTTGTCGTTGATGAGACCTTCCGAGAACAGACCCTGGATAACAAGGAACGCTTCGAAGCATTCGCCTCCACCAGCGACCTGTTCCTCCCCGATGGCGATGCACCACAGGTCGGGGCCATCTTCAAGAATCCCGAACTGGCAGACACCTACCGTTTGCTGGCCAAGGAAGGCCCCAAGGCGTTCTACCAGGGCGACCTAGCCGCCGAAATTTCCCAGACGGTCCAGACCCCGCCCAAGGTCGAGGACACCAAGCTGCCTGTTCCCGCAGGCTTTGTCAGCACCGATGACCTTGCAAACTACGAAGTGGCTGAGCAGAAGCCAACCACGGTGAACTACCGTGGGCTCGATGTCTTCGGCATGGCTCCCTCCTCCAGCGGCGGCACCACCATGGGTGAATCGCTGAACATCCTGGGCAACTACGACCTGTCCTCGATGGAGCCGGCTGACGCTTTGCACCACTATTTCGAGGCCACTGCGCTGGCCTATGCTGACCGCGGCAAGTACGTCGGTGATCCTGCCTTTGTCGATGTGCCGACCAAGACGCTGACCAGCAAGCTCTTCGGTAATGACCGCGCCTGCGCGCTGAACCCGGAGCAGGCGGCAATCAAGCCGGTGGCACCGGGCGATATCGAGAATTTTGATGGCCAGTGCCCTGCGGCAACTACCGAGCCTGCCGTGGAGCAGGATACCGAGAACATCTCCACCACCCACCTGTCAGTCGTGGACCGCTGGGGCAACGTGGTCTCCTACACGCTGACCATCGAGCAGACCGGCGGCTCGGGCATGGTCGTCCCAGGTCGCGGCTTCCTGCTGAACAACGAGCTCACGGACTTCTCCACTGTCTATGATCCAGAGGATCCAAACCGCATCGAGCCAGGCAAGCGCCCGCGTTCTTCCATGGCGCCGACCATCGTCCTGCGTGATGGCGAGCCGGTGCTGGCTATTGGCTCCCCGGGTGGTTCCACGATCATCACCACGGTGCTGCAGACCCTGATCAACCGCTTTGACCTGGGCATGGACATCAGCCAGGCGATCGCCGCCCCACGCGCCTCGCAGCGCAATACCGCAGCGGTGACCGCGGAGCCGGAATTCATCTCCCGATACGGCTCGGCATTGGAAGCTTTTGGCCACAAGCTCACCCCGGCCGGGGGTTCCTTCACCCCGCAGGCAGAGATCGGCGCGGTGGAAGCCGTGGAGATCCACGCTGATGGAACGCTGACCGCAGCGGCCGAACCGGTGCGCCGCGGCGGAGGCTCCGCCATGGTGGTGGCTCCCGCGAGGTAA
- a CDS encoding SDR family oxidoreductase — protein MKIAITGATGQLGQLVIDALLERGADPAQLVAIGRSAQKLEPLAGKGLQTRVADYNAEASLVTALEGVDKLLLISGSEVGQRAVQHENVITAAQRVSVKLIAYTSVANALTGNMKLAQEHIATEHMLAASGIGYVLLRNGWYTENYTDQLLGYLNSGVVLGAAGDGKISAATRADYAEAAAAVLLSESNEAGKIYELGGDKPFTLSQLAGAVSAAAGQDVAYQDVDPQQLVAIYTESGVPEVFADILVDTDLRVREGALEVSSGDLAKLIGRAPTSLGKAIKDALAG, from the coding sequence ATGAAGATCGCAATCACCGGTGCCACCGGACAACTGGGCCAGCTGGTCATCGACGCGCTGCTCGAACGCGGGGCCGACCCAGCACAGCTGGTAGCCATTGGCCGTTCTGCGCAGAAGCTTGAACCGCTGGCAGGCAAGGGTCTTCAGACGCGCGTGGCTGACTACAACGCGGAAGCTTCCTTGGTCACCGCGCTGGAGGGCGTGGACAAGCTGTTGCTGATTTCAGGCAGCGAAGTCGGGCAGCGAGCCGTCCAGCATGAGAACGTCATCACCGCGGCCCAGCGCGTCAGCGTCAAGCTCATCGCCTACACCTCCGTCGCCAATGCGCTCACCGGCAATATGAAGCTTGCGCAGGAACATATCGCCACCGAGCATATGCTGGCTGCTTCAGGCATCGGCTACGTCCTCTTGCGCAACGGCTGGTACACGGAAAACTACACCGATCAGCTGCTTGGCTACCTCAACAGCGGAGTTGTCCTCGGCGCGGCCGGCGACGGCAAGATCAGCGCCGCGACCCGTGCGGACTACGCGGAGGCTGCAGCTGCTGTGCTGCTCTCGGAATCTAACGAAGCAGGGAAGATCTACGAATTGGGCGGAGACAAGCCCTTCACCCTCAGCCAGCTGGCCGGGGCCGTCAGTGCGGCCGCAGGGCAAGATGTCGCTTACCAGGACGTCGACCCTCAGCAGCTGGTGGCGATCTACACCGAGTCCGGTGTCCCCGAGGTTTTCGCTGACATCCTGGTGGATACGGACCTGCGAGTTCGCGAAGGGGCTTTGGAAGTGTCTTCCGGGGATCTGGCCAAGCTCATAGGCCGCGCGCCGACTTCCCTTGGCAAAGCCATCAAAGACGCTCTCGCAGGCTAG